One Synechococcus sp. JA-2-3B'a(2-13) genomic window carries:
- a CDS encoding DUF2103 domain-containing protein: MSEPSGRLVWNHSTHISGLIPVLERLTRQAGIKTVTPGALSCSRGRIPQLQLRVSVPIRGGYKLVARKGSSVQEVFVVTDLSQTELEAAILRCL, translated from the coding sequence ATGTCTGAGCCCTCTGGTCGTCTGGTTTGGAACCACTCTACCCATATCTCAGGGTTGATCCCTGTTTTGGAACGCCTGACCCGGCAGGCGGGCATTAAAACCGTGACGCCGGGCGCTCTGTCCTGCAGCCGTGGGCGGATCCCCCAGTTGCAGTTGCGGGTTTCGGTGCCGATCCGGGGCGGGTACAAGCTGGTGGCCCGCAAGGGAAGCAGCGTGCAAGAGGTGTTTGTGGTAACGGATCTCAGCCAAACCGAGCTAGAGGCGGCTATTCTCCGCTGTTTGTAG
- a CDS encoding molybdenum cofactor guanylyltransferase, with product MSKMPEDSPPAVVALILAGGNSRRMGSDKALVLWDGIPLLRRVAQVAAACADAVYILTPWPERYAPVVDPGWHLWRENVHSRDSVAEQHRGPLLAFQEGIRRLQTLAAPPEWILLLACDLPCLQEQVLGDWRQRLATLPPQTVAALPKSQRGWEPLCGFYRLAQLGSLESFLQAGGRSFQGWLSQVPTAILPLTVPDSGTESLERMLTNCNTPADLQLGGNLGRG from the coding sequence ATGTCCAAAATGCCTGAAGATTCCCCGCCTGCGGTCGTGGCTCTGATCTTGGCCGGGGGCAACAGCCGCCGCATGGGATCCGACAAAGCCCTGGTGCTTTGGGATGGGATCCCCCTGCTGCGACGGGTGGCTCAGGTGGCAGCAGCCTGCGCCGACGCGGTTTACATCCTCACCCCCTGGCCGGAGCGCTATGCGCCGGTGGTGGATCCCGGTTGGCACCTCTGGCGGGAAAACGTTCACAGCCGCGACAGCGTTGCAGAGCAACACCGAGGCCCGCTGCTGGCCTTTCAAGAGGGGATCCGGCGGCTACAAACCTTGGCTGCTCCCCCGGAGTGGATCCTGCTGCTGGCCTGCGATCTGCCCTGCTTGCAGGAGCAGGTTCTTGGGGATTGGCGACAGCGCCTTGCCACCCTGCCCCCTCAGACGGTGGCCGCCCTGCCCAAAAGTCAGCGGGGCTGGGAGCCCCTGTGTGGCTTCTATCGCCTGGCGCAGCTAGGTTCTCTGGAGAGTTTCTTGCAGGCAGGAGGAAGATCCTTTCAGGGCTGGTTGTCCCAGGTGCCAACAGCCATCCTGCCCCTGACCGTTCCCGACAGCGGGACGGAGTCCCTTGAGAGGATGCTCACCAATTGCAACACCCCTGCAGATCTGCAGCTGGGGGGAAACCTGGGTAGGGGGTGA
- a CDS encoding FAD-dependent oxidoreductase, whose protein sequence is MSQWVKICSVSYLGAVLTSLYYREIPCPDSAQVLRWLQECIPLPQGSQKVLTPTGLRLQGSGAELALFLWSGLNTTYLKVFQWSEQPFPRQARWLGELEQAIQSQFPHRYPQLPQIDLNRGSIFDQLEPFYPQTVKYFRRIPNGEFDLQRVYWWEKRWREEVQHCHAAHRPAQPVLFRQPGPEPAPVEWDLAIVGGALGAIYGAAMARLGYRVALVERLPFGRMNREWNISRRELQTLVDLGLLSAEQMESLILREYTDGFNKFFDGNSPVRAPVLHTPTVLNLAIDAEKLLQLCGQILTSCGGAIYERTEFQRAYVGEQGVTLVLKDLPTGEEFRLGSRLVVDAMGTVSPIAQQLYRHRAFDSVCPTVGATIAGGFEPGVWDPQFGDILASHGDISRGRQLIWELFPGPGEDLTFYLFHYHQVHPENPGSLLELYEDFFTILPEYRRCDPERLQWKKATFGYIPGRFGQPRHPVRGSGAESSEPFDRILLIGDAAAMQSPLSFTGFGSLVRNCPRLCDLLDTALRHDLLRAADLAQIRAYQGNSAVTWLFSRGMMVPTGKVLPPERINATLNSFFGILATEPPEVVDDFIKDRAGWLAFNRMAIKAALQNPRLLLWIWEAVGAKGFAQWLPTYLSYTGLALTSALLRGWLPNLLRRLQPWLEARYPRLWLRCLQWSYTLTYGVGQPRIQFQLPPTQEKTQDAIPTWVGSLQQ, encoded by the coding sequence ATGTCACAATGGGTAAAGATTTGCTCGGTTTCTTATCTCGGCGCCGTGCTTACTTCCCTTTACTACCGCGAGATCCCTTGCCCCGATAGTGCTCAAGTGCTGCGCTGGCTACAGGAGTGTATCCCCCTGCCCCAAGGCAGCCAGAAGGTTCTTACCCCCACGGGCCTGCGCCTACAGGGATCCGGCGCTGAGCTGGCCCTTTTCTTGTGGTCGGGGCTGAACACTACCTATCTCAAGGTGTTCCAGTGGTCGGAACAGCCCTTCCCCCGCCAAGCTCGCTGGCTGGGAGAGCTGGAACAGGCCATCCAAAGCCAATTTCCCCACCGCTACCCGCAGTTGCCCCAGATCGACCTGAACCGGGGATCCATCTTCGATCAGCTTGAGCCTTTCTACCCGCAAACGGTGAAGTATTTTCGGCGGATCCCCAATGGAGAATTTGACCTGCAGCGGGTGTACTGGTGGGAAAAGCGCTGGCGGGAAGAAGTGCAACATTGCCACGCAGCCCACCGCCCTGCTCAGCCGGTCTTGTTTCGCCAGCCTGGCCCTGAGCCGGCCCCGGTGGAGTGGGATCTGGCCATCGTGGGAGGAGCGCTGGGAGCCATCTATGGAGCGGCCATGGCTCGCTTGGGCTACCGCGTGGCCTTGGTGGAGCGACTCCCTTTTGGCCGCATGAACCGCGAGTGGAACATCTCCCGGCGGGAGCTGCAAACCCTGGTGGATTTGGGCCTTTTGAGCGCCGAGCAGATGGAGAGCTTGATCCTGCGGGAATACACGGATGGGTTCAACAAGTTTTTTGACGGCAATAGCCCGGTTCGCGCTCCCGTTTTGCACACGCCGACGGTACTCAATCTGGCCATTGACGCGGAAAAGCTATTGCAGCTCTGTGGCCAAATTCTCACTTCCTGCGGGGGAGCTATCTACGAGCGCACCGAGTTTCAGCGGGCCTATGTTGGCGAACAAGGCGTCACGCTGGTTTTGAAGGATTTGCCCACCGGCGAGGAGTTTCGGCTGGGATCCCGCCTTGTGGTGGATGCTATGGGAACAGTCTCTCCCATTGCCCAGCAGCTTTACCGCCATCGGGCTTTTGATAGCGTCTGCCCCACGGTGGGGGCTACCATTGCGGGGGGGTTTGAGCCAGGGGTATGGGATCCCCAGTTTGGGGACATTCTGGCCAGCCACGGGGACATCAGCCGCGGTCGGCAACTCATTTGGGAGCTGTTCCCCGGCCCAGGCGAAGATCTTACCTTTTATCTGTTCCACTACCACCAGGTGCATCCGGAAAACCCCGGATCCCTGCTGGAACTGTACGAAGATTTTTTCACCATTCTGCCGGAATACCGCCGCTGCGACCCGGAGCGCCTGCAGTGGAAAAAAGCGACCTTCGGCTATATCCCCGGACGATTTGGCCAGCCCCGGCACCCTGTTCGCGGCAGCGGGGCGGAGTCTTCGGAACCCTTTGACCGGATACTGCTCATAGGGGATGCGGCGGCTATGCAATCGCCCCTTAGCTTTACCGGCTTTGGATCCCTGGTGCGCAACTGCCCCCGCCTGTGCGATCTGCTGGATACGGCGCTGCGCCACGACCTGCTCAGGGCTGCAGACTTAGCCCAGATCCGGGCCTACCAGGGCAACTCCGCCGTCACCTGGCTCTTCTCGCGGGGGATGATGGTGCCCACCGGCAAGGTGCTGCCCCCCGAGCGCATCAATGCCACTCTCAACAGCTTTTTCGGCATTCTCGCCACCGAGCCGCCGGAGGTGGTGGACGATTTCATCAAAGACCGGGCTGGCTGGCTGGCCTTTAACCGCATGGCCATCAAAGCTGCCCTGCAAAACCCACGGCTGCTGCTGTGGATCTGGGAGGCCGTAGGGGCCAAAGGCTTTGCCCAGTGGCTACCCACCTACCTCAGCTATACCGGCCTGGCCTTGACCTCTGCTTTGCTCAGGGGCTGGCTTCCAAATCTGCTGCGTCGCCTGCAGCCCTGGCTAGAAGCGCGTTACCCCCGCCTGTGGCTGCGCTGCCTGCAGTGGAGCTACACCCTCACCTATGGGGTAGGGCAGCCGCGCATCCAGTTTCAACTCCCCCCCACTCAAGAAAAGACCCAAGACGCAATACCGACTTGGGTAGGATCCCTGCAGCAGTGA
- a CDS encoding histidine triad nucleotide-binding protein: MSDTVFGKIIRREIPAQIVYEDDRALAFKDIAPQAPVHILVVPKEPIPGISQAKPEHEALLGHLLLTAQRVAAEAGLNKGYRLVINEGEDGGQTVFHLHIHVLGGRGMGWPPG, from the coding sequence ATGAGCGACACAGTTTTCGGCAAGATCATCCGCAGGGAGATCCCTGCACAAATCGTTTACGAAGACGATAGAGCCCTGGCCTTCAAAGATATTGCCCCCCAAGCCCCTGTCCACATTTTGGTGGTGCCCAAAGAGCCCATCCCCGGCATTTCCCAGGCCAAGCCCGAACATGAGGCATTGCTGGGACATCTCCTGCTGACCGCTCAGCGGGTGGCTGCCGAGGCAGGTTTAAATAAAGGCTACCGATTGGTGATCAACGAAGGAGAAGACGGCGGGCAAACCGTCTTTCATCTCCACATTCACGTTCTGGGCGGTCGGGGGATGGGCTGGCCCCCAGGTTGA
- a CDS encoding precorrin-8X methylmutase, whose translation MEWHVTDAESLMIIDQEVGKHELSPAEYEVVRRVIYATADFEYLNLIRFGNEALQAGAAALAARTTIVVDEPMVQVGIAWAVQNTFSNPIYCSSEAITRPQRDKTRSAWGLETLAQRYPEAIFVIGQSQTALSTLVQLIRKKEVAPALVIATPAGFVNVVQAKQELADSMVPHIRTEGRKGGPAVAAAVLDGLLDLAWHAYIRVSSADYPGKSAVS comes from the coding sequence ATGGAGTGGCACGTAACCGATGCAGAGAGTTTGATGATCATCGACCAGGAGGTGGGCAAGCACGAGCTTTCTCCTGCTGAGTATGAGGTGGTTCGTCGGGTTATTTATGCTACTGCCGACTTTGAGTACTTGAACCTCATCCGTTTTGGTAACGAAGCCTTACAGGCTGGGGCGGCGGCCTTGGCAGCGCGTACCACCATTGTGGTCGATGAGCCGATGGTGCAGGTGGGCATTGCCTGGGCTGTTCAGAACACCTTTTCCAACCCCATCTATTGCAGCAGCGAAGCCATTACCCGCCCCCAAAGGGACAAGACCCGCTCCGCTTGGGGCTTGGAAACTCTGGCCCAACGCTACCCTGAGGCGATCTTTGTGATTGGCCAATCCCAGACTGCCCTCTCCACCTTGGTGCAGCTGATTAGAAAGAAGGAGGTGGCCCCTGCTCTGGTCATCGCCACGCCGGCTGGGTTTGTGAACGTGGTGCAAGCCAAGCAGGAGCTAGCCGATTCCATGGTGCCCCACATCCGCACTGAGGGACGCAAAGGAGGCCCGGCAGTGGCTGCAGCGGTGTTGGATGGCCTGCTGGACTTGGCTTGGCACGCCTATATACGGGTCAGCAGCGCAGACTATCCTGGCAAATCCGCGGTTTCATGA